One genomic window of Deinococcus metalli includes the following:
- a CDS encoding AAA family ATPase, translating into MNFRIEQLILDLKQDVERVPFRRFTYFYGQIGAGKTSIARLVDYCLGGRFDPTPALQAEFVSATLDLVIGKTRLQVRRDVGSDQIIAEWIQEGRKISLALPARKAAGEVLPGTGVEILSDLLFLLAGLPIARVRKSKVNDGSPLERLSFRDLWNFCYLDQDEIDSNFFDLDGEAQFAKRLKARDVLRYVLGYHQEHVSELEAKLDQVRQRRAVLESSADALRQALVEVGVTSVEGVKRQIAALQRRIKELQEQRQQAREASFPNGEHEVDRLRGQAREVFQDITDIEQEMQEVDTLLRRDERQLNDLFGLRHKFKRDSGARAVLGSVNFTHCPRCTQSLPDRPAAHCVVCGQEEPREVSGDEHELVNADLKLRIEELEDITGRQRAALRRLEGDLRRAQREKAFVDRQINDALARYDSQYLSQNLDIERQLAALERERLDLERLRRLPEVIEQNVASAHVLAVEEKALKEALKGARSEAQQDSRNLERLRTLFLDCLVRAKLAGFNRNDIVTFEAPDFFPRVATAGEQDMVFTSFSNLSSGGKKTLFKCCFAIALHRLAALENAPLPKILMIDSPMKNISERENREQFEGFHDMLYDLATNELQDTQFVFIDKEYKTPSANFDLDEIYIRHMTPDQDDAPPLIRYYRGK; encoded by the coding sequence GTGAACTTCCGGATTGAACAGCTTATCCTCGACCTCAAGCAGGATGTGGAACGAGTTCCCTTTCGGCGCTTCACGTATTTCTACGGCCAGATTGGAGCCGGCAAGACGAGCATCGCCCGGTTGGTCGACTACTGCCTGGGTGGCCGCTTCGATCCCACACCTGCCCTGCAAGCCGAGTTCGTCTCCGCGACCCTCGACCTAGTCATCGGAAAAACCCGCCTACAGGTGCGGCGTGACGTCGGCAGCGATCAGATCATCGCGGAATGGATCCAGGAGGGACGGAAAATTTCCCTTGCGCTGCCCGCCCGTAAAGCGGCAGGTGAAGTCTTGCCAGGTACAGGTGTAGAAATCCTCTCTGACTTGTTATTCCTCCTCGCGGGCCTGCCGATCGCCCGTGTCCGCAAAAGCAAGGTGAACGACGGCAGTCCGCTTGAACGCCTCAGTTTCCGCGATCTCTGGAACTTCTGCTACTTGGATCAGGACGAGATCGACAGCAACTTCTTCGATCTAGACGGAGAAGCACAGTTTGCTAAGCGCCTCAAAGCGCGCGACGTTTTGCGTTACGTATTGGGGTATCACCAAGAGCACGTCTCTGAACTGGAAGCGAAATTGGATCAGGTGCGGCAAAGGCGTGCAGTCCTTGAGAGCAGCGCGGACGCCCTGCGGCAAGCCCTCGTTGAAGTTGGCGTGACCTCGGTAGAGGGCGTGAAGCGGCAGATCGCCGCTTTGCAACGCCGAATTAAAGAGTTACAGGAACAGCGTCAGCAGGCTCGCGAGGCCAGCTTCCCAAATGGTGAACACGAGGTCGACCGGCTGAGGGGACAGGCCCGTGAAGTATTTCAGGACATCACTGACATCGAACAGGAGATGCAGGAGGTTGACACGCTGCTTCGGCGCGACGAACGTCAACTCAACGACCTTTTTGGCTTGCGGCACAAATTCAAACGTGACAGTGGCGCGCGCGCAGTCCTTGGCAGCGTCAACTTCACGCACTGCCCCAGGTGTACCCAGTCACTGCCCGACCGTCCTGCAGCGCACTGCGTCGTGTGTGGACAGGAGGAGCCGCGTGAAGTCTCTGGAGATGAGCATGAACTCGTCAACGCAGATCTCAAGTTGCGCATTGAAGAACTTGAGGATATTACCGGGCGGCAACGCGCAGCCCTGCGCCGCTTGGAGGGAGATTTACGGCGCGCCCAGCGGGAAAAAGCTTTCGTCGACCGCCAGATCAATGATGCTCTGGCCCGGTATGACTCCCAGTACCTTTCCCAAAATCTCGACATCGAGCGCCAACTCGCTGCGTTGGAGCGTGAACGTCTCGACTTGGAACGCCTGCGGAGGCTGCCTGAGGTCATTGAACAGAATGTCGCCAGCGCACACGTGTTAGCAGTTGAGGAAAAAGCACTGAAAGAGGCTCTGAAAGGGGCCCGCTCAGAGGCCCAGCAGGATTCGCGCAACTTAGAGCGCCTCCGTACGCTCTTCCTCGATTGTCTAGTTCGTGCCAAGCTGGCTGGTTTCAACAGAAACGACATTGTAACCTTTGAAGCTCCTGATTTCTTTCCACGCGTGGCGACGGCAGGCGAGCAGGACATGGTATTTACCAGCTTCTCGAACTTATCTAGTGGCGGTAAAAAAACCCTGTTTAAATGCTGTTTCGCTATCGCTCTACATAGATTAGCTGCTTTAGAAAACGCGCCGCTTCCCAAGATCCTAATGATCGACAGCCCCATGAAGAACATCAGCGAGCGCGAGAATCGCGAACAGTTCGAAGGCTTCCACGATATGCTTTATGACTTAGCTACAAACGAGTTGCAGGACACGCAATTCGTGTTCATTGATAAGGAATACAAGACTCCATCGGCAAACTTCGACCTAGACGAGATCTACATTCGTCACATGACACCCGACCAAGACGATGCGCCCCCTTTGATCCGATACTACCGTGGTAAATAG
- a CDS encoding dsDNA nuclease domain-containing protein: MIENIDHTDPGDETLQRYRYQHAYGVMLALGALRGTGGIEFIGIYCEHHEDLLGELASGRTHAFQVKTRKKELGYWTLTEKALVKSIRRFIDLHQAHGAEVERFVFVSNTELREVEADAKDEIKATSPKLLLDACRRCTDPADLPAGVAVGFEKLRAACKCDAATLLTVLKRTEFALGPDLFGFEAELIADVLPSHAECTHMTPGQLRRLVRELVEQFTHASGLPVDADARVLPGGDVKRGVTMPRTKRVAIADIATTLSRARSGRRGSGVALEGDLASSPLRDGHQVLVKKLEAGGLEEQVTSMKRRLLSAFEWVREQQQIDIAVATEDLRQLESIVEGVYADEHVTASQLPPPWGKQLYVAIRDEFRRIAAEEQSKVCNQDSDRLFGILGLLTEDCRIWWSPRFDVKAAS; the protein is encoded by the coding sequence ATGATTGAGAACATTGACCATACCGATCCAGGCGACGAGACTCTCCAACGTTACCGGTACCAGCATGCTTACGGCGTGATGCTGGCGCTGGGGGCACTCCGGGGCACTGGCGGGATCGAGTTCATAGGAATTTATTGTGAGCATCACGAGGACCTGCTTGGGGAGCTCGCATCCGGACGAACACACGCATTTCAGGTCAAGACCCGTAAAAAAGAGCTCGGATACTGGACGCTCACCGAGAAGGCGCTCGTCAAGTCAATCAGGCGATTCATAGACCTTCATCAAGCGCACGGCGCTGAGGTCGAACGTTTCGTGTTCGTTTCGAATACCGAACTGCGTGAGGTCGAAGCCGATGCCAAGGACGAGATCAAGGCCACCAGTCCGAAACTCCTCCTCGACGCTTGCCGCCGCTGCACCGATCCGGCAGATTTACCGGCAGGTGTAGCAGTAGGGTTCGAGAAGCTTCGAGCTGCCTGTAAATGCGACGCGGCCACCCTCCTGACTGTTCTCAAAAGAACTGAATTTGCCCTTGGGCCGGATCTCTTCGGATTTGAGGCGGAACTCATTGCCGACGTGCTACCCAGCCATGCGGAATGCACGCACATGACACCGGGACAACTCCGCCGCCTCGTTCGAGAACTTGTCGAGCAGTTCACCCACGCGTCCGGCTTGCCCGTCGACGCCGACGCACGGGTCTTGCCTGGCGGTGACGTGAAGCGCGGTGTGACCATGCCGCGCACCAAGCGTGTCGCCATCGCCGACATTGCAACGACACTTAGTCGTGCCCGTTCTGGACGACGGGGTAGCGGCGTGGCGCTGGAAGGAGACCTCGCCTCGTCCCCACTCCGGGATGGGCACCAGGTGCTCGTCAAGAAGCTCGAGGCTGGTGGCCTGGAAGAGCAGGTCACAAGCATGAAACGTCGGCTGCTTTCCGCCTTCGAGTGGGTCCGGGAGCAGCAACAGATCGATATCGCTGTGGCCACAGAGGATCTGCGGCAGCTCGAAAGTATTGTGGAAGGCGTCTACGCTGACGAGCATGTCACGGCGAGCCAGCTCCCGCCTCCCTGGGGAAAGCAGCTGTACGTGGCAATACGCGATGAATTCCGCCGTATCGCCGCTGAGGAGCAATCTAAAGTCTGCAACCAAGACTCCGATCGACTATTCGGCATCCTAGGGTTGCTAACTGAAGACTGCCGCATCTGGTGGAGTCCACGATTCGATGTGAAGGCAGCTTCGTGA
- a CDS encoding DUF6602 domain-containing protein yields MSGPGRLEDIYAAVNTRFVAELSAAQNALQHPTMKGDTTEAQWIEVLSTHLPARYRVGTGQIIDHRGAVSQQIDVVIYDRTYTPLLYSQQGAQYIPVESVYAVFEVKQNLSKAHIHYAQDKVKSVRALDRTSAPIYSANGPVPARPLFSIVGGLLTYQSDYTPSLSDAMVAAHSLAQEDRLDLGCVAADVAYAFSFASTGSIAMTTSAKAPVVAFFLMLLERLSSLATVPAIDYGKYLTFFECQTVPHPGDETTPLPEIHASGSPQE; encoded by the coding sequence GTGAGCGGGCCTGGCCGTCTGGAGGATATTTACGCCGCGGTGAACACGAGGTTCGTGGCCGAGTTGAGCGCCGCGCAGAATGCGCTTCAGCATCCGACGATGAAGGGGGACACGACCGAGGCGCAGTGGATCGAGGTGCTGTCCACACACCTCCCAGCGCGCTACCGCGTGGGCACCGGGCAAATCATCGATCACCGTGGAGCGGTCAGCCAGCAGATTGACGTTGTGATCTATGACCGTACATACACCCCCCTGCTCTACAGCCAGCAGGGCGCCCAGTACATTCCAGTCGAGTCTGTGTATGCCGTGTTCGAGGTCAAGCAGAACCTCTCAAAGGCGCACATCCACTATGCGCAGGACAAAGTCAAATCGGTTCGGGCGTTGGACCGAACCTCGGCCCCGATCTACAGTGCAAACGGGCCAGTGCCGGCCCGTCCGCTCTTTTCTATCGTGGGTGGCCTCCTGACGTACCAGTCTGATTACACGCCGAGCTTGAGTGATGCCATGGTCGCTGCCCACTCCCTTGCCCAGGAGGACCGGCTCGACCTGGGCTGCGTTGCCGCGGACGTGGCATACGCGTTCAGTTTCGCTAGTACTGGGTCGATCGCCATGACCACGTCTGCCAAGGCGCCTGTGGTCGCCTTCTTCCTGATGTTGCTCGAGCGCCTCTCCTCTCTCGCGACTGTGCCGGCGATCGATTACGGCAAGTACCTGACGTTTTTCGAGTGCCAGACCGTCCCCCATCCTGGGGACGAAACCACACCCCTTCCTGAAATACACGCCAGCGGCTCTCCTCAGGAGTAA
- a CDS encoding tyrosine-type recombinase/integrase, with the protein MPDDLRGPGELQIYRGDLLALTREWTTLHDDELRRRAVRAAGDKDIAVLVSLTTAHLSHAGGSGVLTSPHTVKAYELGVRQFLAWAEGQAVNLLRPGRHDGQSYVNALLAAGRAPAGVSLRVAAANALYRALRWAGATEALPFQDVTVPVDRTPGIIKRPPYTEDELHDVLRVADVQARFLLLLTAHGGLRISEALKLKWDDLDGAARRLTVTAGKGRKTRVVAMSTSLGRAAREYRAVYGPGGQEQVDRNRTTPIDRVFRFADSETARYHLKKAFGQAGVTFRGFHPGRKYAGTRLLQQVKDFGRVAAHLGHESVDTTRKGYAALAVDDLKDDLAGW; encoded by the coding sequence ATGCCAGATGATCTGAGAGGGCCAGGGGAGCTCCAGATTTACCGGGGTGACCTCCTGGCCCTCACCCGCGAATGGACCACCCTCCACGATGACGAGCTGCGCCGCCGGGCTGTTCGGGCGGCCGGCGACAAGGACATCGCGGTGCTCGTCAGCCTGACCACCGCCCACCTGAGTCACGCTGGCGGCTCCGGGGTGCTCACCAGTCCGCATACCGTCAAAGCCTACGAACTCGGCGTGCGGCAGTTCCTGGCGTGGGCTGAGGGGCAGGCGGTCAATCTCCTGCGCCCCGGACGGCATGACGGTCAGTCGTACGTCAATGCCCTGCTGGCGGCCGGCCGGGCTCCTGCCGGCGTCTCGCTGCGTGTCGCGGCCGCGAATGCCCTGTACCGCGCGCTGCGCTGGGCCGGCGCCACCGAGGCGCTGCCGTTCCAGGACGTCACCGTCCCGGTCGACCGCACCCCCGGCATCATCAAGCGGCCGCCGTACACCGAAGACGAGCTGCATGACGTGCTGCGGGTCGCGGACGTGCAGGCCCGGTTTCTGTTGCTTCTCACCGCCCACGGGGGGCTGCGGATCAGTGAGGCCCTGAAGCTGAAGTGGGACGACCTCGATGGTGCCGCCCGGCGCTTGACCGTCACCGCCGGCAAGGGCCGCAAGACCCGCGTCGTGGCCATGAGCACCAGCCTGGGACGGGCGGCCCGCGAGTACCGCGCGGTGTACGGGCCGGGCGGGCAGGAACAGGTCGACCGCAACCGCACGACCCCGATCGACCGGGTGTTCCGCTTTGCCGATTCGGAGACGGCGCGGTATCACCTGAAGAAGGCCTTCGGGCAGGCCGGCGTGACGTTCCGGGGGTTTCATCCAGGGCGCAAGTACGCGGGGACACGGCTGCTCCAGCAGGTCAAGGACTTCGGCCGGGTGGCCGCGCACCTGGGGCACGAGAGCGTCGACACGACGAGAAAAGGCTACGCCGCGCTCGCGGTGGACGACCTCAAAGACGACTTGGCTGGGTGGTAG
- a CDS encoding nucleotidyltransferase, with the protein MAGRGSDVDIFLSVRSSSTLSDIYEAAYSFAASRNWQPKRQNVSIGVIHSGYDIDLVPGRIIPGYQNFHNLHVRKTGTWQQTNVSQHVRIVSQSGRLDEIRLLKIWRNLHGLDFTSFFLELFALEALSGRSYNNLADNFWYLLGEIEARITSTVIIDPANSNNRISDSMTPAEKVRVRDQARASRGLQSWNQVVW; encoded by the coding sequence ATGGCGGGGCGCGGTTCAGACGTCGACATCTTCCTCTCCGTTCGGTCCAGCAGTACCCTTTCAGATATCTATGAAGCGGCGTATAGCTTCGCTGCCAGCAGGAATTGGCAGCCTAAACGCCAAAACGTTTCGATTGGCGTGATTCACAGTGGGTATGACATAGATTTGGTTCCCGGTCGGATCATCCCCGGCTATCAGAATTTTCATAACCTCCATGTCCGAAAGACTGGCACCTGGCAGCAGACCAACGTGTCGCAGCACGTTCGAATCGTCTCTCAATCTGGTCGACTGGACGAAATCCGCCTTCTGAAAATCTGGCGAAACCTTCATGGGCTTGACTTCACTTCTTTTTTCCTTGAGCTATTCGCGTTGGAGGCGTTGAGTGGCCGGTCGTATAACAACCTTGCAGACAATTTCTGGTATCTCCTGGGAGAAATCGAGGCCAGAATTACCAGTACAGTGATCATCGACCCCGCGAATAGCAACAACAGAATCTCAGATTCAATGACGCCAGCCGAAAAAGTTCGGGTGCGGGATCAAGCCCGCGCATCCAGGGGCCTTCAGTCCTGGAATCAGGTGGTCTGGTGA
- a CDS encoding ParA family protein, with translation MIRISLLSRKGGVGKTLCSMGLAQVLAERHQVAVLDLDPEGSARAWANDANAQGIPLPYHVYGPVEAAMRLDADYLIVDTPPNDPKTLAATAKVSDVILVPIQPGKGEIDRLEPTMDVLRDGHFKDGARLGLLLNYIEHDNLSAAMPQALEQLNYPLVATIRKSVEYRRAFGALIPAPLLSPFRQALTEVGIDA, from the coding sequence GTGATAAGGATCAGTTTGCTGTCCCGCAAAGGCGGCGTCGGGAAAACGTTGTGCAGCATGGGACTCGCTCAGGTTCTGGCCGAGCGGCACCAGGTCGCGGTGCTGGACCTCGACCCAGAAGGCTCTGCCCGGGCGTGGGCCAACGATGCGAACGCCCAGGGCATTCCCCTTCCCTACCACGTCTACGGACCCGTCGAGGCTGCCATGCGGCTGGACGCCGACTACCTGATCGTCGATACCCCGCCAAACGATCCGAAAACCCTTGCGGCCACAGCCAAGGTGTCGGATGTCATCCTGGTGCCCATTCAGCCAGGCAAAGGGGAAATTGATCGTCTCGAGCCCACCATGGATGTGCTGCGCGATGGTCACTTCAAGGACGGCGCCCGTTTGGGCCTGCTGCTGAATTACATCGAGCACGACAATCTGAGTGCCGCGATGCCACAGGCGCTGGAGCAGCTCAACTACCCGCTGGTCGCAACCATCAGGAAGTCGGTCGAGTACCGCCGGGCGTTCGGCGCGCTGATCCCGGCACCGCTGCTCAGCCCGTTCCGCCAGGCACTCACGGAGGTGGGCATCGATGCCTAA
- a CDS encoding patatin-like phospholipase family protein — translation MSDLAHDTARLATTPAARQGRTGTGLCLSGGGYRAALFHLGAVRRMHELDLLEDLRTVSSVSGGSILAARMAQLPWSTGTAISPQGFQNVLAEPTYRQADRDIRTYPIVRRLMPWNWRGPTAIHGVSDLLDDYCGHLKVHELPQVPNFVFCATDLTHGTNWIFSQDRIGGHKAGYAKSWRLDLPLSLAVATSACFPPVFAPVELALSPKKGKVLLNDGGNYDNLGLEPVWKSHELVFVSDGGTPFQYGVKSGLIGHLTRFITILDTQSRSLRKRWLMASDSQHTLTAVYWSVGRSVHTYRKYLPADAECLTLGYSQELARRIGLIRTDFNRFSEGEQAVLENHGYLLADAALQAFLPAGSRPHSWPALHVPHSAWLDPNLVDQVVPTEQRVQ, via the coding sequence ATGAGTGACCTTGCGCACGACACCGCCAGACTCGCCACCACCCCAGCCGCCCGGCAGGGGAGAACCGGGACTGGCCTGTGTCTGTCCGGCGGTGGGTACCGCGCCGCGCTGTTTCACCTGGGCGCGGTGCGGCGAATGCATGAGCTGGACCTGCTCGAAGACCTCCGGACGGTCTCGAGCGTCTCGGGTGGCAGCATCCTGGCCGCCCGCATGGCCCAATTGCCATGGAGTACGGGGACGGCCATCTCCCCGCAGGGCTTCCAGAACGTACTTGCCGAGCCCACGTACCGGCAGGCCGACCGGGATATCCGCACGTACCCCATCGTGCGCCGGCTCATGCCCTGGAACTGGCGCGGGCCGACCGCCATCCATGGCGTCTCCGATTTGCTCGACGATTACTGCGGACACCTGAAGGTCCACGAGCTGCCCCAGGTACCTAACTTTGTGTTCTGCGCGACGGATCTCACACATGGGACGAACTGGATCTTCTCGCAGGACAGGATCGGTGGTCACAAGGCCGGCTACGCGAAGTCCTGGCGGCTTGACCTGCCGCTCTCGCTCGCTGTGGCGACCAGCGCGTGCTTTCCCCCCGTGTTCGCCCCAGTGGAGTTAGCGCTGTCGCCGAAGAAAGGCAAGGTGCTTCTCAACGACGGCGGCAACTACGATAACCTAGGCCTGGAACCAGTGTGGAAAAGTCACGAGCTGGTGTTCGTCAGTGATGGAGGCACGCCCTTCCAGTACGGTGTGAAAAGCGGTCTAATTGGCCACCTGACGCGGTTCATCACCATCTTGGACACGCAGTCGCGCAGCCTGCGCAAACGGTGGCTGATGGCCAGCGACTCGCAGCACACCCTGACGGCCGTGTACTGGTCGGTGGGCCGCAGCGTCCACACATACAGGAAGTACCTTCCGGCCGACGCCGAATGCCTGACACTGGGGTACTCCCAGGAGCTCGCCCGCCGCATTGGTCTGATCCGTACGGACTTCAACCGATTCTCCGAAGGCGAGCAGGCCGTGCTCGAAAACCATGGGTATCTGCTCGCAGACGCGGCCCTGCAGGCATTCTTACCAGCGGGCAGCCGCCCCCACTCGTGGCCAGCCTTGCATGTCCCCCACTCGGCGTGGCTGGATCCCAATCTGGTAGATCAAGTAGTTCCCACCGAACAAAGAGTTCAATGA
- a CDS encoding HNH endonuclease: MIALTHDRRAAVIPSTFRGSNQKRRELTLLKAQREGTTALKSSQWKGAKAQLRAETQRKCAYCDAPAAAVAHCDVEHYRPKSIYWWLALCYDNYLYACQICNQVHKGDRFPIAGPPLTGPVVHGVSDQALQALVGTFAPDPLDLPALPAHLAAWAAERPLAVNPYLVDPEPLFAYEADVALQEVSIVPEPTQTAAEQEVARQSIGLYGLNREELRLQRYITFEILSLAHEGLVEQPNNARMRAILERQVAPEHEFSGMCRYFVRRVWDHDV, encoded by the coding sequence ATGATCGCGCTCACGCACGACCGCCGGGCGGCTGTTATTCCCTCCACGTTCCGCGGAAGCAATCAGAAGCGGCGTGAACTGACGCTCCTGAAAGCACAGCGGGAGGGCACCACCGCGCTCAAGAGCAGCCAGTGGAAGGGCGCCAAGGCCCAACTCCGGGCAGAAACCCAGCGGAAGTGTGCTTATTGCGACGCCCCGGCCGCGGCGGTAGCGCACTGTGACGTGGAGCATTACCGGCCGAAGAGTATCTACTGGTGGCTGGCCCTGTGCTACGACAACTACCTGTACGCCTGCCAGATCTGCAATCAGGTGCATAAAGGCGACCGCTTTCCCATCGCCGGGCCGCCCCTGACGGGTCCGGTCGTCCACGGCGTATCCGACCAGGCCCTGCAGGCACTCGTGGGAACGTTCGCGCCTGACCCGCTCGATCTTCCGGCGCTGCCGGCCCATCTCGCGGCGTGGGCTGCTGAGCGGCCCCTGGCCGTCAATCCGTACCTGGTCGATCCCGAGCCGCTGTTCGCTTATGAGGCCGATGTCGCCCTGCAGGAAGTGTCGATCGTTCCGGAACCGACCCAGACTGCCGCAGAACAGGAGGTTGCCCGTCAGAGCATTGGGCTGTACGGCCTGAACCGTGAGGAGCTGCGGCTGCAGCGGTACATCACGTTCGAGATCCTGTCGCTGGCGCACGAGGGGCTCGTCGAACAGCCGAACAATGCCCGCATGCGGGCCATCCTCGAACGCCAGGTTGCCCCTGAACATGAATTCAGCGGCATGTGCCGGTACTTCGTCCGGCGCGTCTGGGACCATGACGTGTGA